From Salvia splendens isolate huo1 chromosome 3, SspV2, whole genome shotgun sequence, a single genomic window includes:
- the LOC121793901 gene encoding protein MIZU-KUSSEI 1-like, translating to MMKQEQIVMASLPRSSSCKSTSKIIPANYTRSSGGGGDGFYQKSLVRRPTHQTRSGVSTFLRSLISIFTIPSFLPACRWLHMPTHLTVPPSLGRKVTGTLFGYHRGHVSFAVQDDPRSEPVLLIELALSTSTLVKEMSSGLVRIALECEKGRGSSQRLFAEAAWTMYCNGRKCGYAAARDWTDSDRHVLRTVQSVSVGAGVIPVVDEGSAAEGELLYMRARFERVVGSRDSEAFYMLNPDGNGGPELSIFLLRI from the coding sequence ATGATGAAGCAAGAGCAAATAGTAATGGCAAGTCTTCCAAGAAGCAGCAGCTGCAAGAGCACAAGCAAGATCATCCCTGCCAATTACACCCGGTCctccggtggcggcggcgatggctTCTACCAAAAATCCCTCGTCCGCCGCCCTACTCACCAAACCCGCAGCGGCGTGTCCACCTTCCTCCGCTCCCTCATCTCCATCTTCACCATCCCATCCTTCCTCCCAGCCTGCCGCTGGCTCCACATGCCAACCCACCTCACCGTCCCACCCTCCCTCGGCCGCAAGGTCACGGGCACCCTCTTCGGATACCACCGCGGCCACGTCAGCTTCGCGGTCCAAGACGACCCCCGCTCGGAGCCAGTCCTCCTCATCGAGCTCGCCCTCTCCACCTCCACTCTGGTCAAGGAGATGTCGTCGGGGCTGGTGAGGATCGCGCTCGAGTGCGAGAAGGGGCGAGGGAGCTCGCAGCGCCTCTTCGCGGAGGCGGCGTGGACGATGTACTGCAACGGAAGAAAGTGCGGCTACGCGGCGGCAAGGGACTGGACGGACTCCGACCGCCACGTGCTGCGGACGGTGCAGAGTGTGTCGGTGGGAGCCGGAGTGATTCCGGTGGTGGACGAGGGGAGCGCGGCGGAGGGGGAGCTGCTCTATATGAGGGCCCGCTTCGAGAGGGTGGTCGGCAGCCGTGACTCCGAAGCTTTCTACATGTTGAATCCAGATGGAAATGGTGGCCCCGAGCTCAGTATTTTTTTGCTCAgaatttga